CACATCGCGGCGCTGCTGTGGCCTCAGATATCCTGGAGTTCCTTTTTCATATAATCGAGCTCCTCTGCAAACAGAACAATGCACGAGTTACATGATGCCATAACATTGTGCCTTCACTGCATTCCTATTATAACATAAAACACGCTGCTGagtgtttaattattttaaaaaaaaaaaaaagggacccCATTCCCAACTTTTACtggcatcaaattcaaaatgagcaaaTACAGGAAAAGCCGGCAAAGacagaacacacaaaaacagccaGGCACTGACACAACCAAGAATAACCAGACTTTCCAACATTtccggtgtttgtttttacctcaCTGCAAATATTTCTCAAACCTACGTCTGAATAAAGTCCTTTATTGAGCGGTTTCTGATGCATAAACTTCAAATAAACAATGCGGCTCAGAAACACCCCCACAGTGATGCTGGTGACTTTTCTATCTTTAGCTTGTCTTGATAATGACGCCTGAAGTTTGATCGACATATCCTTGAAAATCTAATGGAGTTTTGATCAGAACAACTCTGGACTGGACGAGATATTCGTGAGAAATAAACAAAGCGGGATAAATCTGTTTTTTGCTTCTACCCTGTTTGACACATGATGTatcacatttttcaaaaataataaactctcatttaatttttttttttagaatttctGTTCATCTTTACTTCCAACACGGAAGTTTTCACCTCTCAACCAGAGACATTTTTATCATCTTACTTTTGCACGAAGTGAGTGTCTGACTTCTGTCTCCCACGAAGAAGATGTTACTGTTCCTCTGCTGGATGTAGACTTTCTGAGGGGGGAAACAATCTGCATTAATCCACATTTACACTTTCAAAACACATGACTGCACCAGCCTAACAACATAGGGATGTGATTTGCGTGTTTCCCATCATAACTGCACAGATAATGATGTGATCTAATAAATTTTGAGacttttccacttcctccacttACCCTGTTTTTCTTCAGATTGCAGAGCTCGTCCACAAGAACCTTCTGCTCTTTAATCTGTAAATTGGCAACACGGAAAATTTCACCGATAAAAACTACACTATCTGAATCTGTTAAGATACATAAAGCTAACAAAAGCGCCAGAATAATTATATACAACGAAAATAACCAAAAGTCTATGTATTTGGGAGACATCCGGTGGCCTGTAACAGCCACATTAGCCGTATTAGCATATTTGGGCTAACGCTACCTTCTTgttcagttcttcttttactgcgGCCTGTCCTTCAAATTGCTCATCATTGCTGCAGCTTTTTGAAGACATGATGGTGCGAAGAAACGTAGGAAAAACCGTCCAgagtttttattaataaaatcaAACCCGGTTCATACAGAGTAAGCGCATGCGTCTAACCAGAATGAAGCTTTTCCGGGTGCTGAAGGTTCACACAGTTTGAACTCTACTGCCTCCTGCTGGTGGGCGGTGATATAGCCATTCAACTGAATCATTCATCTGTATCAAAAAATACAGATATTAATTTGTGCatggtctattttttttttactttttctttttgttttctttttttttttaccagagcaAACCACTTAAATATGATATGAttccttcttttatttatttatgttttttatatgcTTGTTCATGCCATGTTTGCCATCCCACAATGCACTTGGATGCACCATATACATCATTGGGTCACCACAAGCTTCCAAGACTTTCTTCAACCTCCAAAGGTAGCCAGCCTGAAACCCCTGGCATTTGTTTTGGCAGTTACCTTGAAGCATTATCTAattaacattattttaatgtgcaCCAAGACCAGTCAGAGTTTCAAAATAAGCCAAAGTCCATTTACTCACTTAAACATGGCTGTCTATCTATGTTCATCTCATTAGGCTTTTATCAAAGTCAGCCTTGTTTGGAGCCTACTGAGGTGGTTCAGGTGATGTATGTCCAAGATGCCTCCTGGATTCCTCCTAGGTGAGGTGTTttaggcatttttttttttttttactggtagGAGACCCTTCAATAGACCCGGGTCATGAAGGAGCGATTATGTCTCTCAGCAGGCTTGGACCGCCCTAAAAGAGCTGTGCCCGGGGAAAGTGAGGTCTAGGTATGACTGTCACTTTTCTCTCAATTAGAACCACAGATGTCAACCTGCCCCACACAGGAGACACACTTGGGTCTAATCTGGACGTCTTCAGTTAGCAAATATGCAGATCACACATCACAAGCTCTGGGTTACTGCAGATGTCGGGTGGGCTAGATGCCACAGCACACCTGACATTCGGTCTATAAAGGTGAACTTGTGGCTCTGCTGAGCTAGCTAGACTCATCCTAATGACATTTAGGCCAAGTATTCATTACTGTCGTTACGGACCATCAAAGCCATTAGGAGTCTCCAGTCCAATCTGAAATCAAACCAAAGCAGTGGGCCGACCTTCCTTAGAGCCGCGAAAAGCTGCCGTAACAGTCTGAGCTCATGCATAACTCCACTgctgataaaaacaaaatcagtgcTGATTTTTTGCTCCAGCAGCCGGTCAAGCACCTTTTAAAGTTGACAAACACACCTTCCTGAAGCCTCACGTTGCTTCGCTGTCCACTCAGCTGCAATGCGTTATTGATCGGAAACAGCTGTCAGATGTTTGCAGTCTCATTCCCTGAAAGCGAGGGCTGTCATTTCAGGAACGGAGGCCGCAGGTTGTCACAGCCGGCCAGACTGTGA
This is a stretch of genomic DNA from Pelmatolapia mariae isolate MD_Pm_ZW linkage group LG16_19, Pm_UMD_F_2, whole genome shotgun sequence. It encodes these proteins:
- the LOC134645999 gene encoding ASNSD1 upstream open reading frame protein-like, coding for MSSKSCSNDEQFEGQAAVKEELNKKIKEQKVLVDELCNLKKNRKVYIQQRNSNIFFVGDRSQTLTSCKKELDYMKKELQDI